In Raphanus sativus cultivar WK10039 unplaced genomic scaffold, ASM80110v3 Scaffold1026, whole genome shotgun sequence, the genomic window TTGTGCAATTTGTGAATTGTGATTTGGTCCTCGAAGTTGAGACTTCAGGAATTGGCTCTAGACCTTGGCGGTTAGAGTTTGTATTTTCGTTTGATAAAGCAATAAAGTACGTCTTTGCTCTTAtcagatatcttcttgctcccaacacttatgagatttattcaacttcctggttattctccattgattagtggttccaaataaagcttcttagatcgtggttcatcctggtttgataagaatcatgaagataatggcatttttccgaacatgctaatctggaatcatctagatagaaggtgggatatNNNNNNNNNNNNNNNNNNNNNNNNNNNNNNNNNNNNNNNNNNNNNNNNNNNNNNNNNNNNNNNNNNNNNNNNNNNNNNNNNNNNNNNNNNNNNNNNNNNNtcacaactcctatgagatttattcacttcctggttattctccactgattagtggttccaaataaagcttctagatcgtggttcatcctggtttgataagaatcatgaagataatggcatatgtccgaacaggctaatctggaataatctggatagaaggtgggatatctttcttgctcacaacactatgagatttattcaacttctggtaatttctcactgattagtggtcaaataaagcttcttagatcatggttcatcctggtttgataagaatcatgaagataatggcatatgtccgaacaggctaatctggaatcatctggataaaagtgtgagatatcttcttactcacaaacttatgagatttattcaacttcctggttattctccactgattagtggttccaaataaagcttcttagatcgtggttcatcctgggttgataagaatcatgaagataaagccatatgtccgaacatgctaatctggaatcatttggatagaaagtaggatatcttcttactcacaactcctatgagatttattcaacttcctggttatttctccactgattagttaaTAGAAACTCTCCCGAGGATTACACTCGAAGGTTGGTGATGGATAGACTTTGGTCGAGAAAAGGACCAAAGGAAGGTGGAATGGATGATGGATTGAAGTCGAAGATGGAAGATGAACTTCGGAGACTGATTTGCGGATGAATCAATCACTTGTGTAGAAGTGTCTATGATCGAGCaggtcaccgctcagacgtgatcacTAGACGGGTTGCTTTCGGGAATTCCTCCCCTAGCATTACGATGTTCCGAAGAACAAATGATTCAACAAATCTAAAagtagtttttattaaaaaggttgaatgaataaaacaatacaatagcaagcctttatataataggctgtagatagaaataaatattctagTCAAACCTAGAAACTATAAAGCTCTTAAAACCATGAAGACTTGACTAGGAATATTGACTTGACAAAAGACCAAGACGCTTGACTGAATTTCGAAAGTTGTGATCGCAAAACTCTTCGGCTGGTCACGCCCTTTTGCATGGTCGTCGGTCTTTGAAttaccgtcagattgatatattattccgCCATAGCTTCTATTTTTTTGTTGGGCTCTTCTTCTTTGGACTGAAGCATGATCATGAGCACAtttttagtaaatcttcaagcCCATGTCTTTTAAACCAAACCCATAAGCCAAACCCTCAACTGATGATATTTTGTTGTTGAATAGGGttacatcatcccctcctcctttaaaacgATTTGCCCTCAAATCCGTCATAATGTTTGGTCAAAGATCGCACAGGTCACCGTGCAGAATTGATCCATGACACCAGCCTTCGAGAATTCCTCCTCTAGCAAAAACACTACGAAAGATAATTGAGCTGTCTCGGTTTAACTTCAGGTTGGATGATCTCTTGGCTTCTcgtagaactcttttttttttcttttcttttttgtagaagatggaaagatgagaatGATGGATGACAGAAACGAACACCAAACCCTCAAGTGGGAATGATAGATCAATGGTTTCTTTGGACTGATTGGATAATTGGGTGATGGTTTGtggatgaaggtagagatggttgatgatacttcagtgtgagatcgatggggaGATCAAACACAtgttcgatgtgcttgtgatcgagcagggcaccgctcagacgtgatcaacaagcaagatgcagaggattttactcctaagcaaacaatgttcaaagatgaacaaaggattcacaagtttagagaatttttgataaaaagagtgaataatcttattagaaatcgacataaggtttatgtagaacaaagaacacgtttttgacttattgaaaacataaacttagacttaaaacttgtagaaaacttaggcaagaccaaagactgaataattgaatatcttgacttcggtttggtcttgatctttgattgaatccgagtttggtttgaagcaaaccaaaccaacaattgcttccttcatctttttggtttgtgatcgagtgattgaagcaaaccaaaccaacaattgcttccttCATCGTGTCGCAAAACTCATTAGTCGTAAATCAGTCAGTATTTAGCGACCGATTTAGGACTGAATTGCAATTAGGTAAAAAAGTTACAATTCAGTCGCCATTTAGTCACTAAATTTTCTGACTAAACGGCCACGAGATTACGACTGAACTGCGACTCAAGGGACGTCATTATATGGTCGCAGGAAATGCAGTCGTTAATCCGTTGTAAAATGTTCGGTCGCTAAACAGTCACAATATAACGACTGAGTTATGACTGATAACCATTTATATTTAGGACGAAGTTACGACTGATTGGCCACTTTTGTAGTGACTGATTAACTACTATATTTTGGGACTATATAGTAACTGATAAAAGACTGTTTTGtataattagtattttttattttgttggtaTCCTATTGAAAACAATACGTGAATATATGAATCTAAACTGAAATTCATAAAGCAAAAGAACTCCTACTTCTGGAGAAATATTAGAAGAAATATTTCATACAACAAGTCTCAAAAGAAACTCCTACTATTGGAGTTAGACaagttttcaaaaagaaaagaaagcaagTACCATACACAGAAActaatcatcttcttcatcaccttCTTCATCACTTTGTTCATCACCTTCTTCATAACCTTCTCCATAACCTTCTCCATCACCTTCTCCATCACCTTCTACATCACCttctccatcatcttcttcatcatcttcttcatcagcatcatcatcatcatcatcatcatcattagaaTCCATGAAAGCTGCATACCTTGGATCAGTTGCAGATAAAAACTTATCCACTTTAGAGAATTTTTTGAGCTCCTTTTGTGCCTTGGCGAGCTTCTTTTCTTGCTTAGCGTTGAGAGCTGCCTGCTTCTCGATCATGCGGTGAGCTGAGTCTAACTGTTTTTGGAGGTCAAAAAATGATGAAGAGCATGATACGCTGTACTTCCGCTTCCCATTCACAAGAGTACTCTCGAGACTGCCTATTCCATAGTGTCTTcctcttttatctgtgaaagtggactacaaaaaaaaaattaaaattgtcagaaatatcatttttcaaaaaacataacaattaATGGGCAGAAAAGAGTACGATTCAACAAGATAACAACacagcaaataaaataaacaatttaccTGCAGGAAGAGCTCATTATCCTTCTCTATAGAGAGCTGTGGAGCATGTGAAGTACCATCTGAAGTCTCTGAGTTTTCATTGCCAAGGTCAGTCAACTTGACTTGTTTGTTGTTCTGATATGTCTCTGCAACTTTCTGTGCTTTCCTGTCAACAAAGCTGCcatctttttttgtgtgtgtctTGATGAAAACTTCACCAATAGTGACTGGTCTGCCCAATTCCTCAACCTGAAAATGAAGGACAAAAGTTAATGATACAGAATATATTGTAAACTGAACATAGAAAGAATAAATTGTAAACTGAACATAGACAAGGACAGTACCATTTCTTGTTCAATTTGTAGGTAAGATATCTGCCCGGAGTTGTGCTTGTGAGGACCAAGTCCATTACGGTCAGAGTTCCTAGCAGCTGAAGCCTTCTTACTCTTTGCTTTGGCTGCAGCAGTGTCCCAATGCTTTATCATTATTTTCCACAAATCATTGACAATCCAAGTTGGTCGCTTGCGAGATGTCCTACAGGTGCTAACCATGCCTTTCATACGGAGCTGACAAATCTTCTCAAACATTTCTTGAACCACACCAGTTAGTGATGGATGCCAAGTGTGACTTTTCTACAAAACAGAAGATAAGTTTGATGTTAGAAATGAAATTTAATGCAAAATTACTACAAAACAGAAGACAACAATTTAATTATAAGGATTATAAGTAAATACTTAACTGCAAATTCAACAAAGAACCTTTCTTTTCTGTCCCAAGGCACAACACTCAAACTGTAAAAAGGTTCATCAAATTTGTTTGTAAAGACCTTGGTGATCCTACGGGTCAGTGCAGACTTGTCATGACCAAACCTAGAAACACAGAAACATAAAAATTCATCAACATATTATCATAGACTGAACCGATACTCACAAGTCACaaccaaacaataaaaataaaaataaagccCAGAAACTGAAATGAAATCCATAAACAACAAACCGTAACACTCAAACCGTGCAACTCATAATAAAATGTGAACTGaaactcaaataaaaaaatgaacatTCATGGCAACAAACGAAAGAAGCTTACTGAAATTCAAAAGGACACATACACAGAAAAATTCACAGAGCATTCATAACTAATAGATTAGACAAGTAACTAACCACATGGTTCCAAGCTCCAAGGTGGGAGAAAGGACCAGACAGGTGAGCTCTCGGTTTGGCTGGGATAGCAGAGCGTTAAGAACTTCCATCTGGTCTTCAGAGAGAGTTGGTTGTACTGGAGGTGGCGGTGCTTCGTGTCTTTCCTCCGCTTCTGGAGGTTCGGTGTCAGAGTTCTGAGCTTGTGAACTGATAGGAGATTGAGCTCGAGTCACAGAGACTGGACGTCGTCCAGGTTGAGATGCACGGTTTTCACTGGCCGAGGTTTGAGATCCTCGAGGTCGAGGCGGTGGAGACGATCGAGGTTGGAAACTCGACGCCTGGAACAGCTGCGCCGGAGGTGGGTAGTCACTCACAGACGGTCCAGATTTGCGCTTGGGGAACGGCGGAGGCGGTGTGCTCCTTGGCATGAACTCGTACTGCGGAGGAAGGGGTGACGGTGTCTTCGCCGACttcccatttttttttgtcgcttcTTTACGGACATCGTGAAAGAAGAGAGGGTTTGAGAGAGATATGAGAAGGAAAGAGGTTCAAAGAGTTTCAGAGATAGATTGAGAAGGAGAGGAGTCGATTAGGGTTAACAAAAATGAGGAACAAAAAAGTCTTTTAAGTAAAAATTAGTATGTGATTTTGGGCTTTACGGGGGAGTTAAAAAATCTTAAGGGGGAAAACAAATTGGGCTTAGGCGGGgttttatttagttttggtGGGAAGTTTTATTTACTTTTGGTGGGAATCAATTGTTTGACGtgcttttttgtttatattggTTATTTTAAGGGAGTGATCAGTTTAGGGGTTAGGGTTATGAAGCATTGGTTGAGGAAAACAAAAGAGTCAATAGCTTAGTGTGTTAATGTGTCAATTGTATATTTGTTTgtaacaaatataaattttgagacacattaaaacaaatttacatAATTATATCACAACACactttaatacaaaatttacaaaactatattacaaaattattgAAACAAAGCTTACAAAATTAtactacaaaattatattattctTTAATAGGGTATTTCTCAATCTTCTTCATCGGAAGACGACGATATATTACATTGGAATTCATCATCTCGTTCAGCATCTTCTACATTAACATCGAGATCTATCGGTTCTGTCCGATCATAAACTAGATGGTCGACTGCTAAATCTTCAATTGTAGTCATTAAAACAACATCATCATTTTCCTGTTGCAACAATGTCGGTTCTTCGGTGTATTCTCCTGAAATGATTCTCCTTGGATTCACTTTTAAAACATTCAACCACAAATGCTTTGGTTTCTTTACGTATGGATACGGGATATAACAAACTTGACCTGCTTGAGATGCTGTGCAATCAaacaataaaacattatattcagtttcaaataataatattaaaagtataattttacatatacaAATAAGTACCTAGAATAAATGGttcatatttataatattgCCTCGACGAAAGAACGTCGACGATCCCACCATTGCTCCGCCGAAGGCCTCTGCCAATTACCGGATCATACCACTTACACTTAAAAAGTGTGATTTTCAAACTGACCGACCCCTCATACTCAATCTCTATGATATCAGTCAAGATCCCGTAGTAATCAGCTTCATCGGATGCATTTGTGTAACTTTCTCCTTTTACACATACACCATAGTTACAAGTCTTTCGTCCCTCGCCATGCTTCTGCGTATGAAACAAAAAGCCTCTTGTGAAGTAGATGGGCCATGTTTTCGCCTTATTAATGGGTCCATTCGCAATATCTTCAACCCATGAAGGAAAACGATGTGTGTTCCTCCAATATCTAACCTGCATAtatacaaaaacatatatatattccttTTGTCATCAGATAATAGTATTACGCAGACATACATAATCTTTCACCCATAAATGATATTCAGTAGCTCTTTTCACAGAGATTTCTTTGTCCGAGAGGTCAGGGTATTTGACAGTTAAGAAATCTTCAAACATCCTATAATAGTAAAACACAAATTAATATGAGAAAATATAGTTGGTTATACCAAAATGGAAGTTGATAATATTAGCAATTTATACCTCTCAAATGGCTGAAAATAATCACAATTACGTAGCACATATGCATGTGCGCACGTGTAGTCTTTCTCTGAAAGCCATATTTCTTTCATCTCCCCACTAGGACGACCTACATGTGTAAATATATCAGGTACTCCAGCAACATGATATATGGGGACTTCACCTTCCTCAAATCTTGTTAACCTGTCCAAATGATTATGGAAAGTAATacacattatatataataaaatcatgTGCATgagtataaattttaaataagaattGTGATAATAAAGTTTACCTTGATTTGGTTTGTATATGATCCGCAAAGAAGTGCTCCGA contains:
- the LOC108825565 gene encoding uncharacterized protein LOC108825565 isoform X1: MPRSTPPPPFPKRKSGPSVSDYPPPAQLFQASSFQPRSSPPPRPRGSQTSASENRASQPGRRPVSVTRAQSPISSQAQNSDTEPPEAEERHEAPPPPVQPTLSEDQMEVLNALLSQPNRELTCLVLSPTLELGTMWFGHDKSALTRRITKVFTNKFDEPFYSLSVVPWDRKERFFVEFAKSHTWHPSLTGVVQEMFEKICQLRMKGMVSTCRTSRKRPTWIVNDLWKIMIKHWDTAAAKAKSKKASAARNSDRNGLGPHKHNSGQISYLQIEQEMVEELGRPVTIGEVFIKTHTKKDGSFVDRKAQKVAETYQNNKQVKLTDLGNENSETSDGTSHAPQLSIEKDNELFLQSTFTDKRGRHYGIGSLESTLVNGKRKYSVSCSSSFFDLQKQLDSAHRMIEKQAALNAKQEKKLAKAQKELKKFSKVDKFLSATDPRYAAFMDSNDDDDDDDDADEEDDEEDDGEGDVEGDGEGDGEGYGEGYEEGDEQSDEEGDEEDD
- the LOC108825565 gene encoding uncharacterized protein LOC108825565 isoform X2 yields the protein MPRSTPPPPFPKRKSGPSVSDYPPPAQLFQASSFQPRSSPPPRPRGSQTSASENRASQPGRRPVSVTRAQSPISSQAQNSDTEPPEAEERHEAPPPPVQPTLSEDQMEVLNALLSQPNRELTCLVLSPTLELGTMWITKVFTNKFDEPFYSLSVVPWDRKERFFVEFAKSHTWHPSLTGVVQEMFEKICQLRMKGMVSTCRTSRKRPTWIVNDLWKIMIKHWDTAAAKAKSKKASAARNSDRNGLGPHKHNSGQISYLQIEQEMVEELGRPVTIGEVFIKTHTKKDGSFVDRKAQKVAETYQNNKQVKLTDLGNENSETSDGTSHAPQLSIEKDNELFLQSTFTDKRGRHYGIGSLESTLVNGKRKYSVSCSSSFFDLQKQLDSAHRMIEKQAALNAKQEKKLAKAQKELKKFSKVDKFLSATDPRYAAFMDSNDDDDDDDDADEEDDEEDDGEGDVEGDGEGDGEGYGEGYEEGDEQSDEEGDEEDD